Proteins from a genomic interval of Yoonia sp. GPGPB17:
- the pdeM gene encoding ligase-associated DNA damage response endonuclease PdeM, with amino-acid sequence MNAYSFVFCETHCTALPSGALHLPEHDGLCVSDLHLGKSERIARRSGVMLPPYEVAETLQKLEADIAATNPNRIICLGDSFDDLDAATGLDEDMRLWLARLQAGKTWVWIEGNHDPGPIDMGGTHRADVTVGSLTFRHIASAETAEVSGHYHPKHRVTGRSRLTFLYDSRRLIMPAYGAYTGGLASHAPELRKLFSEKAIAILTGHRAIPVPIA; translated from the coding sequence ATGAACGCCTACAGTTTTGTCTTTTGCGAAACCCATTGCACTGCCCTGCCCTCTGGTGCGCTGCATTTGCCAGAGCACGATGGGCTTTGCGTGTCTGACCTGCACTTGGGTAAATCCGAACGGATCGCGCGACGCAGCGGCGTCATGCTGCCGCCTTATGAGGTCGCCGAGACCCTGCAAAAACTGGAAGCGGACATCGCCGCAACCAATCCAAATCGGATCATCTGCCTTGGCGATAGCTTTGATGATCTTGACGCGGCCACCGGCCTTGATGAAGACATGCGGCTTTGGTTGGCCCGCCTGCAAGCTGGCAAAACATGGGTTTGGATCGAAGGAAACCACGACCCAGGCCCCATTGATATGGGCGGCACACATAGGGCAGATGTCACGGTCGGCAGCTTGACGTTCAGGCATATCGCCAGCGCGGAAACTGCCGAGGTGTCAGGCCATTACCATCCCAAACATCGTGTTACCGGGCGCAGCAGGCTTACCTTTTTGTACGATAGTCGACGACTTATCATGCCAGCCTATGGCGCTTATACTGGCGGTCTGGCCAGCCATGCGCCAGAGCTGCGTAAACTCTTCAGCGAAAAGGCAATTGCCATCCTGACAGGACACAGGGCAATCCCCGTGCCAATCGCTTAA
- a CDS encoding MOSC domain-containing protein gives MPALKPTEITGEVVWIGHVPDRDASLQSQSATEAPLTYAGIPGEAHGGLTRRSCSRVVSQHPRETEIRNVRQLSIVSAEELAEIAADCGVDALNPSLVGASMVVMGIPDFTHLPPSSRLQLPDGATLVIDMENRPCHLPAKPINAEHPGAGDRFKLAARGKRGVTAWVEREGLVRVGDPVRLHIPDQRAWAP, from the coding sequence ATGCCTGCACTGAAGCCCACAGAAATCACCGGGGAAGTTGTCTGGATCGGCCATGTGCCTGACCGGGACGCATCTTTGCAATCGCAGTCCGCGACAGAGGCGCCGCTGACCTATGCAGGCATTCCGGGCGAAGCACATGGCGGACTGACGCGGCGCTCATGTAGCCGTGTAGTTAGCCAGCATCCACGCGAAACAGAGATTCGGAATGTACGGCAGCTCTCGATTGTATCGGCTGAGGAATTGGCCGAAATTGCTGCGGACTGTGGTGTGGATGCCTTGAATCCTTCACTGGTTGGAGCGTCAATGGTTGTAATGGGCATTCCCGATTTCACGCATCTGCCGCCATCTTCCCGACTGCAACTGCCCGATGGCGCGACCTTGGTGATCGATATGGAAAACCGGCCATGCCACCTACCGGCCAAACCGATCAACGCCGAACATCCCGGCGCTGGTGACAGGTTCAAACTTGCTGCCAGAGGCAAGCGTGGCGTGACGGCTTGGGTTGAACGTGAAGGCCTGGTCCGCGTCGGTGATCCGGTGCGCCTGCATATCCCCGACCAACGTGCATGGGCCCCTTAG
- the folD gene encoding bifunctional methylenetetrahydrofolate dehydrogenase/methenyltetrahydrofolate cyclohydrolase FolD, whose translation MTATVIDGKAFAAKVRGQVAEGVAKLKEEQGITPGLAVVLVGEDPASQVYVRSKGKMTVEVGMTSIEHKLDVATSEADLLALIDQLNSDPAVHGILVQLPLPDHLDSDLVINSIDPAKDVDGFHISNVGLLGTGQKSMVPCTPLGSLMMLRDHHGSLSGMNAVVIGRSNIVGKPMAQLLLGDSCTVTIAHSRTKDLASVVRQADIVVAAVGRPQMVPGDWIKPGATVIDVGINRIEKPEGGTRLVGDCDYDSCAEVAGAITPVPGGVGPMTIACLLANTLTACCRANGLAEPEGLTA comes from the coding sequence ATGACAGCGACAGTGATTGACGGAAAAGCCTTTGCTGCAAAGGTGCGCGGACAGGTTGCCGAAGGTGTGGCCAAGCTGAAAGAAGAGCAAGGGATCACACCGGGTCTGGCTGTTGTCTTGGTGGGTGAAGATCCAGCCAGTCAGGTCTATGTGCGGTCCAAGGGCAAGATGACTGTCGAGGTTGGCATGACTTCGATTGAGCATAAACTGGATGTCGCGACCTCTGAGGCCGACCTTTTGGCGCTGATTGATCAGTTGAACAGTGATCCTGCAGTGCATGGCATTTTGGTACAACTGCCGCTGCCGGATCATCTGGATAGCGATCTGGTGATCAACAGCATTGATCCCGCCAAGGATGTGGATGGGTTCCATATCTCCAACGTTGGCTTGCTGGGGACGGGTCAGAAGAGCATGGTGCCCTGTACCCCATTGGGCAGTTTGATGATGCTGCGTGACCATCACGGGTCATTGTCAGGCATGAATGCTGTGGTCATCGGCCGGTCGAATATCGTTGGTAAACCGATGGCGCAGCTGTTGCTCGGCGATAGTTGCACAGTGACGATTGCACACAGTCGGACGAAGGATCTGGCCAGTGTTGTGCGTCAGGCCGATATTGTTGTTGCGGCGGTCGGGCGCCCGCAGATGGTGCCGGGTGATTGGATCAAGCCGGGTGCCACGGTGATTGATGTGGGTATTAACCGGATCGAAAAGCCGGAAGGTGGCACGCGTTTGGTGGGCGACTGTGACTATGATAGCTGCGCTGAAGTTGCTGGGGCGATCACGCCCGTTCCGGGTGGCGTTGGTCCGATGACCATCGCCTGCCTCCTGGCCAATACGCTGACAGCCTGTTGCCGTGCAAATGGGCTCGCCGAGCCTGAGGGGCTCACCGCTTAA
- a CDS encoding NAD(P)-dependent oxidoreductase: MADIVGVAGCGRMGMGMLRKLQQAGFDARGFDVRPLGGVTLDLSEFVDGLTTLITVVRDTAETDALLFDDQAVVARADSLERIIISSTLSPKYVKALRARIPDHITLIDAPMSGGQVKADAGSLTFMTGGPADQIAPLLKAMGDHVHHMGAFGAGMTAKVLNNLLAASNTAMTRLVLDWADAEGVDEGRLLALIKTASGQNWLASGFDEIEFARDGYTPENTIGILEKDVAAALDIAPDDNITLPLAVQTSIRNLPPRRKP; the protein is encoded by the coding sequence ATGGCTGATATCGTTGGCGTCGCAGGATGCGGTCGGATGGGCATGGGCATGTTGCGGAAACTGCAGCAGGCGGGTTTTGACGCACGTGGTTTCGATGTGCGCCCGCTGGGTGGCGTCACTCTTGACTTGTCTGAATTCGTCGATGGGCTGACGACGCTGATCACTGTGGTGCGCGATACCGCTGAAACCGATGCTTTGCTTTTTGACGATCAGGCCGTTGTGGCTAGGGCGGACAGCCTCGAACGCATCATCATCAGCTCCACCCTTTCTCCCAAATATGTCAAGGCGTTACGCGCCCGTATCCCTGATCACATCACACTGATTGACGCGCCGATGTCAGGTGGCCAGGTCAAGGCTGACGCCGGCAGCCTGACCTTCATGACAGGCGGTCCTGCCGATCAGATCGCACCCTTGCTAAAGGCGATGGGCGACCACGTGCATCACATGGGCGCCTTCGGCGCGGGCATGACGGCCAAGGTTCTCAACAACCTTTTGGCGGCCTCGAATACCGCCATGACCCGCCTTGTGCTGGACTGGGCTGATGCCGAGGGCGTTGATGAAGGCAGGTTACTGGCGTTGATCAAAACCGCCTCCGGCCAAAACTGGCTCGCCTCAGGCTTTGATGAAATCGAGTTCGCGCGTGATGGGTACACCCCTGAAAACACCATCGGCATCCTTGAGAAAGACGTGGCCGCCGCCCTTGATATCGCGCCGGATGACAACATCACCCTGCCTCTTGCGGTTCAAACCAGCATTCGCAATCTGCCACCACGGCGCAAACCGTAA
- a CDS encoding ligase-associated DNA damage response DEXH box helicase has protein sequence MTALTPQFETWFTKRGWAIHPHQQQMLDQADKPALMLIAPTGGGKTLAGFLPSLIALADGLHNGLHTLYVSPLKALAADIKRNLRTPVAEMDLPIRIEDRTGDTSYTQKRRQRADPPHILLTTPESLALLTSYEDAPRIFKGLQRIIVDEIHALAESKRGDQLMLALSRLQTLVPDLRRVGLSATVEDPDAIAAELACHPDPCAIINADPGPDPDISMLITREKPPWTGGGAKYAIPAVLDEVKKHKTTLIFHNTRAQAEIFFHNLWLANTDDLPIGIHHGSLDREQRQKVEAAMVSGDLRAIVCTGSLDLGIDWGDVDLVVQVGAPKNVKRLVQRIGRANHRYNAPSKALLVPANRFEVVECVAALEAVKENDLDGDPKGPGPRDVLCQHIMITACAGPFDANQLYQEVKTVGAYRTLSRAAFDDCLDFCATGGYALRAYDKWKRLLQTADGLWQLRDPRAAQRIRMNIGTIQDTDTLKVRMKGNFKPLGEVEEAFAATLTPGDTFLIGGQVVRYESLKEMTVEVSRRADKTPKIATFMGTKFANSTQLSQRILRMFDQPDWPELPSHTAEWLGLQRQYSKLPEADRILVESFPHEGRQHICVYGFAGRNAMQTLGMLVTQRMEEFNLHPMGFVATDYATLIWGLDPVEDPAPLFKPDNMRADFETWLSGNAVMKKTFRGAATIAGLIERNLPQARKSGRQATFSSDILYDTLSKYDPDHLMMRITREEALRGLVDFGRIEEMLTRTAGRIDHQKLDRVTPLSLPMFLEQGRIAVAGAGQDRLLEEEAARLMQEAGVSSL, from the coding sequence ATGACCGCCCTAACGCCTCAGTTTGAAACTTGGTTCACAAAACGCGGCTGGGCTATTCATCCGCACCAACAACAGATGCTGGATCAAGCGGACAAACCTGCACTGATGCTGATTGCACCCACCGGCGGCGGCAAGACACTCGCTGGCTTTCTCCCATCCCTCATCGCACTCGCTGACGGACTGCACAATGGGCTGCATACGCTCTACGTTTCGCCGCTGAAAGCACTGGCTGCCGATATCAAACGCAACCTGCGCACCCCTGTCGCTGAGATGGATCTGCCGATCCGTATCGAAGACCGCACAGGCGATACCTCCTACACGCAAAAGCGCCGCCAACGCGCGGACCCACCGCACATCTTGCTGACCACGCCTGAGTCGCTTGCACTTTTGACCAGTTACGAAGATGCCCCCCGCATCTTTAAGGGCCTGCAACGGATCATCGTCGACGAAATCCATGCCTTGGCCGAAAGCAAACGTGGCGATCAACTGATGCTGGCCCTCAGCCGTCTACAGACGCTCGTCCCTGATCTGCGGCGTGTCGGGCTGTCCGCGACTGTCGAGGACCCCGACGCCATCGCGGCTGAACTTGCTTGCCATCCCGATCCCTGCGCGATCATTAACGCCGATCCTGGCCCTGATCCTGATATTTCAATGCTGATCACGCGGGAGAAACCACCCTGGACCGGGGGTGGCGCAAAATACGCGATCCCTGCAGTGCTGGACGAAGTCAAGAAGCACAAAACCACGCTGATCTTTCACAACACGCGCGCGCAGGCCGAGATTTTCTTTCACAATCTCTGGCTCGCCAACACCGACGATCTTCCCATCGGCATCCACCACGGCAGCCTTGACCGCGAACAGCGGCAAAAGGTCGAGGCCGCCATGGTGTCGGGCGATCTGCGCGCCATTGTCTGTACAGGCTCACTCGATCTTGGGATTGACTGGGGTGACGTTGATCTGGTGGTGCAGGTCGGTGCGCCCAAGAACGTCAAACGCTTGGTCCAGCGCATAGGGCGCGCGAACCATCGTTACAATGCGCCGTCCAAGGCCTTGCTGGTCCCCGCCAACCGCTTCGAAGTTGTCGAATGTGTCGCCGCGCTTGAAGCCGTTAAAGAAAACGATCTTGACGGCGACCCCAAGGGCCCCGGCCCGCGCGATGTGCTTTGCCAGCACATCATGATCACCGCCTGCGCCGGTCCATTCGACGCGAACCAACTGTATCAAGAAGTTAAGACCGTTGGTGCCTACCGCACCCTCTCCCGCGCGGCATTTGACGACTGTCTCGATTTCTGCGCCACCGGTGGCTATGCGCTGCGCGCCTATGACAAATGGAAACGGCTTCTGCAAACCGCCGATGGGCTTTGGCAGCTGCGCGACCCACGGGCGGCACAGCGCATTCGGATGAACATCGGAACCATTCAGGATACTGATACGCTCAAGGTGCGGATGAAGGGCAATTTCAAACCATTGGGCGAGGTAGAAGAAGCCTTCGCCGCCACACTCACCCCCGGCGATACGTTCCTGATTGGCGGGCAGGTTGTGCGCTACGAAAGCCTCAAAGAAATGACGGTTGAGGTGTCGCGCCGCGCGGACAAAACGCCCAAGATCGCAACCTTTATGGGGACGAAATTTGCAAACTCTACCCAGCTATCCCAACGCATCCTGCGCATGTTCGACCAACCTGATTGGCCCGAGTTGCCCAGCCACACCGCCGAATGGCTGGGCCTGCAACGCCAGTATTCCAAATTGCCCGAAGCAGATCGCATCCTCGTCGAAAGCTTCCCGCATGAGGGCCGCCAGCATATCTGTGTCTACGGCTTTGCCGGGCGCAACGCGATGCAGACATTGGGCATGCTGGTCACACAGCGCATGGAAGAGTTCAACCTGCACCCCATGGGGTTTGTGGCCACCGACTATGCCACGCTGATCTGGGGGTTGGACCCGGTCGAGGACCCCGCCCCGCTTTTCAAGCCTGACAACATGCGCGCTGATTTTGAAACGTGGTTGTCAGGCAATGCCGTGATGAAGAAAACCTTTCGCGGTGCCGCCACTATCGCGGGCCTGATCGAACGTAACCTGCCGCAGGCCCGTAAAAGCGGGCGACAAGCCACGTTCTCCTCTGACATCCTTTACGACACACTGTCCAAATACGACCCCGACCACCTGATGATGCGGATCACACGCGAAGAAGCGCTGCGCGGTTTGGTCGATTTCGGACGGATCGAGGAAATGCTGACGCGCACGGCAGGCCGGATCGACCACCAGAAGTTGGATCGCGTTACACCGCTTTCCCTCCCCATGTTCCTAGAACAAGGTCGCATAGCGGTCGCGGGTGCTGGTCAAGACCGTCTCTTGGAGGAAGAAGCGGCACGCCTGATGCAGGAAGCAGGCGTCAGCTCACTTTGA